The Miscanthus floridulus cultivar M001 chromosome 17, ASM1932011v1, whole genome shotgun sequence genome has a window encoding:
- the LOC136515495 gene encoding protein SMALL AUXIN UP-REGULATED RNA 12-like: MAAPSKGATRKSLISRTLERCKSGLKLNQIGTAGRARSSPAVAGCFPVYVGPERVRFVVRAEYASHPLFRRLLDDAEHEYGHMARGPLALPCDVDAFLDVLWHMEHGDRGGDEDEVRTAVSSSPICGLCGASVRPAPRDTG; the protein is encoded by the coding sequence ATGGCGGCGCCGAGCAAGGGAGCCACAAGGAAGAGCCTGATCTCAAGAACCCTGGAGCGGTGCAAGTCTGGGCTGAAGCTGAACCAGATCGGCACTGCCGGACGGGCGCGGTCGTCGCCGGCGGTCGCCGGGTGCTTCCCGGTGTACGTGGGTCCCGAGCGGGTGCGCTTCGTGGTGCGCGCGGAGTACGCCTCCCACCCTCTCTTCCGCCGCCTCCTCGACGACGCCGAGCACGAGTACGGGCACATGGCCCGGGGCCCGCTTGCGCTGCCGTGCGACGTCGATGCGTTCCTCGACGTCCTGTGGCACATGGAACACGGCGATCGCGGTGGAGACGAAGATGAGGTCCGCACGGCCGTGTCGTCGTCGCCAATCTGCGGCTTGTGCGGAGCTTCAGTAAGACCCGCGCCGCGGGATACAGGATGA
- the LOC136515497 gene encoding uncharacterized protein produces MKVKLRARQLWNAVDKGTDIEEDDVSALEAILAAIPVEYREALGTKNSAKEAWEAIAAMRVGSDCAKKAVTQLLKQEYANLKFKDETMLDLSTLTIEDVIGRLWAVDERLEQATATKDSGKLLLTEEEWAALRNSGKAASSSRGGDGKHRGKASSEKKQVNPNACQCCGKMGHWARECPNRKQEKKA; encoded by the exons atgaaggtcaagctcagagcccgacagctctggaatgctgttgacaagggcaccgacattGAAGAAGATGATGTGTCAGcgctggaggctatcctcgctgctataCCGGTGGAGTACAGGGAGGCATTGGGGACAAAGAactcggctaaggaggcgtgggaggctattgcggcgatgcgcgttggTTCCGACTGTGCAAAGAAGGCGGtgacccagcttctgaagcaggagtacgccaacctcaagttcaaggatg agacgatgctggacttgtccaccctcaccattgaggatgtgataggccgtctatgggcggtggacgagcgcttaGAGCAGgcaacagcaacgaaggacagcgggaaactcctgctgacggaagaggagtgggctgctctgaggaactccgggaaggcagcctcctccagccgcggtggcgatggcaagcatcgcggtaaggcttcttcggagaagaagcaggTCAACCCCAATGCCTGCCAGtgttgcgggaagatgggccattgggcacgggagtgcccaaatcgcaagcaggagaagaaggcttag